DNA sequence from the Planctomicrobium piriforme genome:
CGGCTGCGCTCATCGCTGCCGCTCGCATTTTCCCTTCCCCACTGTGCCTGACGGCGTCCAGTTCACGCTTTCAGTTTCGGCAACTCTGCGATTCCGGTTCTCCCAGGTCAACCTGTACCGGTCTGGCGGACCCTGCCGGCGCTGACAGTTCGACTGGTTGCAGGACAGGCAGTTGCCGATCAAACAAGACGCCGCTGGCAGGTCGCACGGAGGTGCGCAAAGCCGGAGGGTGTTTTTCAGATCGGCCTGGTGGTCAGGAACTTCGACAGGGAAGCTCGGTTCTGTTCCGCATGAGAGGCATGGTCACCTTGTCGATCCGGGCACGTCAAAAGCTGGGAAAATACCGTATTGAAAAGCGCCTGAGTGAAGGCGGCTTCGCGACGGTGTACCGCGCGTTCGATACGATTGAAGGGGTGCATGTCGCCCTGAAAATCCCCCGCAGTCTGAAACCCTCGACCGATACGCTCCGCGACTTCCGGCGGGAAGTGCGACTGGCGGCCAAGCTCGAACATCCGAATATTCTGCCGCTCAAAGACGCCTCGGTCATCGACGACTATTTCGTCATCACCTTCCCGCTGGGCGAACGGACCCTGGCCGACCGCATCTGCCGTCGAGTGTCGTTCCGGGCCGCCTTGAGCCTGTCGGAACAGATGCTTGAAGCCCTGTGCTACGCCCATCAGCAGCGGATCATTCACTGCGACGTGAAACCCGAGAACATGGTGCTGTTCGCGGGCGATCGGCTGCGTCTCGGCGACTTCGGCATTGCCAAGTTCGCACAGAAAACAATTCGCGGATCTGGAACGGGCACCTTGGGTTACATGGCCCCGG
Encoded proteins:
- a CDS encoding serine/threonine-protein kinase; amino-acid sequence: MVTLSIRARQKLGKYRIEKRLSEGGFATVYRAFDTIEGVHVALKIPRSLKPSTDTLRDFRREVRLAAKLEHPNILPLKDASVIDDYFVITFPLGERTLADRICRRVSFRAALSLSEQMLEALCYAHQQRIIHCDVKPENMVLFAGDRLRLGDFGIAKFAQKTIRGSGTGTLGYMAPEQAMGKPSQRSDVFSAGLIIYRMLTGEWPEWPYSWPPPAIGKLRARVHPDFIAFLQKAIDADPRRRFRDAEQMRNAFLRLKPRVLVYAERRRRRTA